From the genome of Orcinus orca chromosome 5, mOrcOrc1.1, whole genome shotgun sequence, one region includes:
- the LOC117199177 gene encoding LOW QUALITY PROTEIN: dimethyladenosine transferase 2, mitochondrial-like (The sequence of the model RefSeq protein was modified relative to this genomic sequence to represent the inferred CDS: substituted 1 base at 1 genomic stop codon), with the protein MEFVEDVTTLGNTGTGLRGCRSETKRYITSPRVAETLVRILRGKRKSCQLFLECNPGPGILTRALLESGAKVIALESDETFIPQLKSLGKKVNGRLEVVYCDFFKLDPRSRGILTPPVMTSDMLFQYLGIEAQPWSKGAPLKAIGILPPKNERSALWKLLHDLYSCTSIYKYGRLELNLFISEKECRKIMANPQNPSLYQALSVLCQIACGIKLLHTESLEQNLCFIQLTPHRNLFAGTLTPFNYDVFFHMLRQCFMKRNAKLIDHLHSLSPIDAMHILKQIXKNKDVKVIDMYPEDFQHLFETIECSKDDHYKWLYDDFMEDVII; encoded by the exons aTGGAGTTCGTCGAGGATGTAACGACCCTGGGTAACACTGGGACAGGACTTAGAGG ATGCCGCTCAGAGACCAAGCGGTACATAACCAGCCCTAGAGTGGCTGAGACCTTGGTGCGGATCCTACGGGGAAAACGAAAATCTTGCCAGCTATTCCTGGAATGCAATCCAGGTCCTGGAATCCTGACACGAGCATTGCTTGAAAGTGGTGCCAAAGTGATTGCCCTTGAAAGTGACGAGACTTTTATTCCACAATTGAAGTCCTTAGGAAAAAAGGTGAATGGAAGACTAGAAGTGGTCTACTGTGACTTCTTTAAACTGGATCCTAGAAGTCGTGGAATACTAACACCTCCCGTTATGACTTCAGATATGCTTTTTCAGTATTTGGGAATAGAAGCACAGCCTTGGTCAAAAGGTGCCCCTTTAAAAGCAATTGGGATCTTACCACCTAAAAATGAGAGAAGTGCACTTTGGAAACTTTTACATGACCTATATTCCTGTacttctatatataaatatggaCGACTAGAACTAAACTTGTTTATTAGTGAAAAGGAATGCCGGAAAATAATGGCAAATCCCCAAAATCCAAGCTTGTATCAAGCATTAAGTGTGCTCTGTCAAATAGCTTGTGGAATTAAGCTCCTGCATACAGAATCATTAGAACAAAACCTGTGTTTTATTCAACTGACTCCTCATAGGAATTTATTTGCAGGAACCTTAACACCTTTTAACTATGATGTGTTTTTTCACATGTTAAGGCAGTGTTTTATGAAACGCAATGCCAAGCTAATAGACCATttaca ttCATTGAGTCCAATTGATGCAATGCATATATtgaagcaaatttaaaaaaataaagatgtgaaagTAATAGATATGTACCCTGAAGACTTTCAGCACCTTTTTGAAACCATAGAGTGTTCCAAAGATGATCACTATAAGTGGCTATATGATGACTTCATGGAAGATGTAATCATATAG